In a genomic window of Candidatus Binatia bacterium:
- a CDS encoding amidase family protein → MITPRCPTAVAVAAVVFILGSSATASRAQVLDLERLDGPTAIKMMEEGKLTSVRLTRAYIERIEALNKRGPGLNAVTQLNPNALAEAEQMDRERKRGIVRGPAHGLPVLLKDLIDVKGMYTSNGNWSLRESFPEEDAGVVKKLRESGVVILGKVGLTEWANSFGSQPSGFGNLTGQVLNALDADQNPSGSSSGSGTAGAAALSMLTVGTETSGSIISPSTAQSLVGIRPTVGLVPAYGIGPISSSQDTAGPMDRTVANAAMNLQSMAGRDPKNEAAYEEVFGPNWEQSITRAPEVVPDYMSALDLNFVRGKRIGYNGSFAEGSPAKLAFDALVAAGAIMVERPMISVAPIPSLPSGYQQHNAINLYYRNLGPFAPIKSLLEEIEDNLANAHFALKFGHQSHVNASMADVTPGGANQIAYQTAMPIRRAAQWAAIDAMMNNETPDDPSDDFIAILGSVPSGAAAGTPQITIPMGYNPTTRRAQGVSIHGNALSERNLIGVAYVIEQYTKLRQPVSELNPSMYRCAKTAPKPPFHQRGSCNPDFDDLAGKVRTAPELPFALEMESVEGLQARMEAGTLTSYDLTKAYLARIGWTNADGPAIQAVRHLQPERALNEARRRDNERKRGDVRGPLHGIPVLVSDVIDVEDMPTTGGSIALQDAVAKVDATLVARLEEAGAVVLGKTNVTELNGVFDANMPEGYSSLGGQVLLPSDTDKTPAGSSAGAAAATAAGLAAFTVGLETSPDTAQIIAPAGVAGVVGLKPTVGLVSRKGVMPVARSQDSPGPITRTVWDAAVALQVMAGFDPADPATAEAPLAPDYLSALVPTALAGKRVAVIDSTSGPYPSVVSTLASLGATTVVTSIGTPSPNPPSIVLSELERDLDEYLLGLRIKKGAPKSLQDIIAYNEANPIEGLKYQQRDLIAAQAIDLSDPATAAAYVSNRDTGRAASRALIDAILDGGTPADPSDDVDVIVVPSGDALVGIADRAGYPVLTVPAGYGTGNQGRNPIGVTFVAGPFEERELLAAGYAFEKATEVRQAPSWTNPSMWRCVPGSFYFDPHHCHPGDRVLAMK, encoded by the coding sequence GTGATCACACCCCGATGTCCCACTGCCGTCGCCGTCGCGGCGGTGGTCTTCATCCTGGGCTCGAGCGCGACGGCGTCACGAGCTCAGGTCCTCGACCTCGAGCGTCTCGACGGTCCGACGGCGATCAAGATGATGGAGGAGGGCAAGCTCACCTCCGTCCGCCTGACGCGCGCCTACATCGAGCGCATCGAAGCGCTCAACAAGCGAGGTCCCGGGCTCAACGCGGTGACGCAGCTCAATCCGAACGCGCTCGCGGAGGCCGAGCAGATGGACCGCGAGCGCAAGCGCGGCATCGTTCGCGGACCCGCACACGGCTTGCCCGTGCTGCTCAAGGACCTGATCGACGTGAAGGGCATGTACACGTCGAACGGCAACTGGTCGCTCCGGGAGTCGTTTCCCGAGGAAGACGCGGGCGTCGTCAAGAAGCTGCGCGAGAGTGGCGTGGTGATCCTCGGCAAGGTCGGGCTCACCGAGTGGGCGAACAGCTTCGGCAGCCAGCCGTCCGGCTTCGGCAACCTGACCGGGCAGGTGCTGAACGCACTCGACGCCGACCAGAACCCGAGCGGCTCGTCGTCGGGCTCCGGCACCGCCGGCGCCGCGGCGCTGTCGATGCTGACGGTCGGCACCGAGACCTCGGGCTCGATCATCAGCCCGTCGACCGCGCAGAGCCTGGTCGGCATCCGTCCGACGGTCGGGCTCGTGCCGGCGTACGGCATCGGGCCGATCTCGTCCTCGCAGGACACCGCGGGGCCGATGGACCGCACCGTCGCCAACGCGGCGATGAACCTGCAGTCGATGGCCGGACGCGATCCGAAGAACGAGGCGGCGTACGAGGAGGTTTTCGGTCCGAACTGGGAGCAGTCGATCACCCGCGCGCCCGAGGTGGTGCCGGACTACATGTCGGCGCTCGACCTGAACTTCGTGCGCGGCAAGCGCATCGGCTACAACGGCTCGTTCGCCGAGGGCTCGCCAGCGAAGCTTGCGTTTGACGCGTTGGTCGCGGCGGGCGCGATCATGGTGGAGCGGCCGATGATCTCCGTCGCCCCGATTCCGAGCCTGCCGAGCGGGTACCAGCAGCACAACGCGATCAACCTCTACTACCGCAACCTCGGACCGTTCGCGCCGATCAAGAGCCTCCTCGAGGAGATCGAGGACAACCTCGCGAACGCACACTTCGCGCTGAAGTTCGGCCACCAGAGCCACGTCAACGCGTCGATGGCGGACGTCACGCCCGGCGGCGCGAACCAGATCGCCTACCAGACGGCGATGCCGATCCGTCGAGCCGCGCAGTGGGCCGCGATCGACGCGATGATGAACAACGAGACGCCGGACGACCCGAGCGACGACTTCATCGCGATCCTGGGCAGCGTGCCGAGCGGCGCGGCCGCGGGCACGCCACAGATCACGATCCCGATGGGCTACAATCCGACGACGCGTCGCGCGCAGGGCGTGTCGATCCACGGCAACGCGCTCAGCGAGCGCAACCTGATCGGCGTCGCCTACGTGATCGAGCAGTACACGAAGCTGCGCCAGCCGGTCTCGGAGCTCAATCCGAGCATGTACCGCTGCGCGAAGACGGCGCCGAAGCCGCCGTTCCACCAGCGCGGCTCGTGCAACCCGGACTTCGACGACCTGGCCGGCAAGGTGCGCACGGCGCCCGAGCTGCCGTTTGCGCTCGAGATGGAATCGGTCGAGGGCCTGCAGGCGCGGATGGAGGCCGGCACGCTGACCTCGTACGACCTCACCAAGGCCTACCTCGCGCGCATCGGCTGGACGAACGCCGATGGCCCGGCCATCCAGGCGGTCCGCCACCTGCAACCCGAAAGGGCGCTGAACGAGGCGCGCCGGCGCGACAACGAGCGCAAGCGCGGCGACGTGCGCGGCCCGCTGCACGGCATCCCCGTCCTCGTCTCGGACGTGATCGACGTCGAGGACATGCCGACCACCGGCGGCTCGATCGCGCTGCAGGACGCGGTTGCCAAGGTCGACGCGACGCTGGTCGCGAGGCTCGAGGAGGCGGGCGCGGTCGTGCTCGGCAAGACCAACGTCACCGAGCTCAACGGCGTCTTCGATGCCAACATGCCCGAGGGCTACTCGTCGCTCGGCGGGCAGGTGCTGCTGCCGTCCGACACCGACAAGACGCCGGCCGGCTCGTCGGCCGGCGCGGCGGCAGCGACCGCGGCCGGGCTCGCCGCGTTCACCGTCGGACTCGAGACCTCGCCCGACACCGCGCAGATCATCGCACCGGCGGGCGTCGCCGGCGTGGTCGGGCTCAAGCCCACGGTCGGACTCGTGAGCCGCAAGGGCGTCATGCCCGTCGCGCGCTCGCAGGACTCGCCGGGGCCGATCACGCGCACCGTGTGGGACGCGGCGGTGGCGCTGCAGGTGATGGCAGGATTCGATCCGGCGGATCCGGCGACCGCCGAAGCGCCGCTCGCGCCGGACTACCTGTCGGCTCTCGTGCCGACCGCGCTCGCCGGCAAGCGCGTCGCGGTGATCGACTCGACGTCGGGACCGTATCCGTCGGTGGTCAGCACGCTCGCGTCGCTCGGTGCGACCACGGTGGTGACGTCGATCGGCACGCCGAGCCCGAACCCGCCGAGCATCGTGCTCAGCGAACTCGAGCGCGATCTCGACGAGTACCTGCTTGGGCTGCGCATCAAGAAGGGCGCGCCGAAGTCGCTGCAGGACATCATCGCCTACAACGAGGCCAATCCGATCGAGGGCCTCAAGTACCAGCAGCGCGACCTGATCGCGGCGCAGGCGATCGATCTGTCCGATCCGGCGACGGCGGCCGCGTACGTGTCCAACCGCGACACGGGCAGGGCGGCGAGCCGCGCGTTGATTGACGCGATCCTCGACGGCGGCACGCCGGCGGATCCGAGCGACGACGTCGACGTCATCGTCGTGCCGAGCGGTGACGCGCTGGTCGGGATCGCGGATCGCGCCGGCTACCCGGTGCTCACCGTTCCCGCGGGCTACGGCACCGGCAACCAGGGCCGCAACCCGATCGGCGTGACCTTCGTCGCCGGGCCGTTCGAGGAGCGCGAGCTGCTCGCCGCAGGCTACGCCTTCGAGAAGGCGACCGAGGTACGCCAGGCGCCGAGCTGGACCAACCCGAGCATGTGGCGCTGCGTGCCGGGCAGCTTCTACTTCGACCCGCACCACTGCCATCCGGGCGACCGGGTGCTGGCGATGAAGTAG